The Sus scrofa isolate TJ Tabasco breed Duroc chromosome 6, Sscrofa11.1, whole genome shotgun sequence region tatgccatgggtgtggccctacaaagacaacaaacaaacaaacgaacaaacctTCTCTCAACCGTCATGCTCTCCTTCAGCCCCTGGCTCCACTTTCGCCCCCCTGGCTGGCAACGCTGCTCCCAACCCTTGGCTCCTCTCTGCAGCTCCCCTCCTCCTGTTCCCTCTTGAGTCTGTTCCATGCAAGCTTCCGCCCCGACTGCTCCACCGACTGTGCCCCTTTTAAGGGGCGCCCACAACTTCCATGCGGCTGAAGCCAGCAGCTAGATGTTTGGGGTTCATCTTACTGGAGTGAGCAGCAGCGTTTAACAAGCGGATTCCTCCTGGTTCCTTCAAAATCTTTCCTGGGCTTCGGAACCGCTATCCCCCCTCCAGGTCTAGCTCATCCCTCACTGACTCCTTCGGGTCTGTGTCTGGCGCTGTGTCCTTCTCGTGTCCCCAGCGCCTGTGTGGCGGAGCACCCCAGGGCTCAGGCTTTGGctcccccttcttccctctgtctACACTCACTCCCTGGGTGATCTCATCGGTTCTTTTGGCTTCGGCTACCATCTACATGCTGACGGCTCCCAACTTTGAGGTCTCCCCACCAGACCTTGCTCTTGAGGTCCCGAATGAGCATCCATCAAGCTGCCTGCCCAACACAGTCACTTTCAAAACCAGACTCCTGTCCTCCTCCCCTCGAGGCTCCCGCTCCCAACACAGACCCAGCCTCAGACCCGTTCTCAGCCCTGTGCATCCTCGCCACCCTGGTCCCTCCCAGCCGCCATCCTCTCTCCCCTGGATTGTCCCCATTTCTCCTCCGGTCTCCCTGTGTTGGTCCTTGTCCGCCTACGCTGTTTAtgacacagcagccagagggaccTTTTAAAAGGTAAGTCGGGGCAGGTCACTCCTCATCGCAAAAGCCCGCGGTGCCTCTGCCACTTTACTCAGAGTGAAAGTCAGGTTTCCTTCTGGCTGCCGACAAGGCTCTGGACCATCGGGCCCCAGCCGACTCTCCATGTCAAGGACCCCTTTCCTTTTGCCCTGCCCCTCTCCTGCCAGGCACAATCGCATCTCAGAACTTTGATGCCTGTTGTTCCCACATCTGGGACCCTCTTCCAAATCAGACGTCTGCCGGGCTTTTTCttctgcacccgaggcatatggaggttcccaggcgaggggtcgaatcagagctacagctgccggcctacaccacagccacagccacgcgggatctgaaacgaatctgtgatttacaccacagctcacatcaatggcagatccttagcccatggagcgaggccagggatcgaagccacatcctcatggacgctatgtcgggttcttaagccactgagccacaacggaaactcctatttgctgacttttaaaaaagttcaCATTACTAATTTGTGAGTTAATGTAATTGAATTTTTCATAATGGCCATGTTTAGCAGCCAGCTCCCAAAATTCCTGAAAACTTGCCAAGAGGCTCTTATGGGCTGGTATGAGCTGGCCCTGGCACACGCACAGGGCCTGTAGCCCAGCCCAAGTTTAATGACCTTTTTATTCATCAGGACTCtgctttccttttaaattatgttGACTCTTCCTGTCACCTCCTGCTAGAATATATGTTCTGAGGAGAGGAGCATTTAGATTTGTCTGGCTTGTTTGCCTCCTGTACCTAGGACCAATgcccggcacacagtaggtgcccaataaaccaatgcctggcacacagtaggtgcctgaTAAACAgaccaatgcctggcacacagtaggtgcccaaTAAACCAATGCCTGACATACAGTAGGTGCCTGATAAATAaaccaatgcctggcacacagtaggtgcctacTAAACAGAGCCATgcccggcacacagtaggtgcccaaTAAACCAATGCCGGACATACAGTAGATGCCCAATAAATGGATCCCAACGCCTGGTGCCCACCGTAGGGCCCCATGATAGCTCTTCCTGAATGAAAGTAAGAATGAGATTCCTAACAGAGCTGATGTCATGTAAATGAGAAGCAACCCAATGTGACAAAACATGTGTTCTAACGATGCGTGGTATTTAAGGCCACCCGCCTGCGTCGGCGCctgcggggagggaggggacccGAGCCAGGGATGACAGgtgcaaagaaataaatacaacagGAGCAGACCTCTGTCAGGACTTGAACTCAAGAGGATGATCAGCTCAGCTCTCCTCGCCTGAGATCTGATGGGGACTGAGACCTCTCATTTGCGTAGGGTTTTCCAGGAAACAGGTCTTTGCTCTCCCTGCTCACCCCGGACCTCAGGGTCAGGGTCACAGTCAGGATCCCACTGTCAGCCTGGGCCGTTTCCTTCTGCCACCCCAGGCGGAGTGGCTGGTGCGTGAGGCCCTTGGGACGTGGCTCCCGGCTGGGCGTGACTAGACATCCGTGTGCATGTTTGTTGGCTGAATGCGCCGAATGGAGGAATGACATTTGGGATCgtaaaatttttattagtagGGTTTATTTGGTTCTTAGAGATGCCAAGAGTTTCGAAAATGGTCTTCTTTGGAATATGCTGCCAGGTGGGTGCCTCTGCCTTCCTGCTCTATGTGCCCTATGGGGTACCTTGAATAATGATGAGGGTGCTGGGAGAGGGGTGCGGAGAAAACGCCCGAAGGAACTGCCCTGGGAGGGAGGAGTTCTGAGCCAGGGGTCAGGATCAGGATGCTGGGGGCTGGGTCCGAGGGAAGAGGAGCTGGGGGTCCAGGAGGCCTGGGTCTCGGGGAGCACGTGGGCAGGGGCCGAATTGGTCACACTGCCTATGATCTGCCCTGCATGGTTTCCTGGATCCAGGCTTGGTACTTGCATAAGTTGGTATAGACGCCTGGGTAGCCGGGCTGGGCACAGCGCTCCATCCCCCAGGACACGAGGCCCTGGAGCTGCTCTCTGCACACCAGGGGTCCCCCGGAGTCACCCTGAGCGGGGAGAGACAGAGCTGGGGGCAGGTAGAACCCAAGAGGTGAagatggaggtggggggcagggggctgagaCTGCAGGGCTCAGCCTCTGGGACTCGGGGTATCTTCCTTCCCTCGTCACTGGTTCCCCCTCTGTCTCTTCCCCCGGGGTCTCTTGGGCCCTTCTTTGTCTTAGCTCTGTCGCtataaaactgtgtgtgtgtctccatctCTGGAGTCACCGCTCAGGGGTGGACTGAGATCTCTAGAGGCCCCGAGCACAGCTCTCCCGGTGCCCCTATGACAACAATGACAGGGGCGATGGGAGTTTTGTGCGCTGTCCATGGACCAGCTCCTCTCATTCTACCGACTCAGGAGTGCTCTCCCTGTGGGCcaggtgaggaagcagaggaagctCAGGTCTAATACCCCAcagctgggtggggggtgggcgggCGGTCCTTTGGTACCTAAGTCCCAGCCCCAAACAATCCCCCTGCTCAGGCTGTCTCCCTGGGCTCACCTGACAGGAGTCCTTCCCACCTTGGGGGACCCCTGCACAGACCATGCCAGGGGTGATGGCTCCCCGGTAGGCCTGCCGACACTCCTGGTCCGGGGAGACGTTGATGTTCACGCACTGCAGGGAGTTGGGGTACCTGGCTGGGGGGGCACGGAGGGGTTACCGTGGGGTCTACCCTCCACTGGAACCCAGGAATCTGGGCCTGagctcctcctccctcagacccaggatccaacccccaggccctcctccctcGGACCCAGGATCCAGCCCCCAGCGCCCCCTCCCCAAGACCCAGGATccaggccccagcccctcctccccaagaCTCAGGATCCagcccccagcaccccctccctaagacccaggatccagcccccagtccccctccccaagacccaggatccagcccccagccccctctccccaaGACCCAGgatccaggcccccagcccccccctccccaagaCCCAGGATCcagacccccagcccctcctctctcaGACCCAGGACTCAggcccccagcctctcctccctcctcaccaATGGGACTGGATATGGTGCCCCAGCCAGACACACGGCAGGGAGTCCCGGGGCTGGCGCAGGAGCTGGCCACAGCGATGGGCCTCGCCGTCCTCCCCAGCCGAGCAGCCCgctccagctgcagcagcatcaGGTCATTATCGTGGGTCCGGGAGTTGTACTGGGGGTGGGGCACCTGGCGCACCACGCGCAGCACCTGCTGGGCGGCCTCCCGCGTCCTCAGGTTGTGCTTGCCCAGAGCTACTCGAAGGATCCTGGCCCATGAGCCCCAAGAGTGGTGCTGCTCAGGGTCTGACTGGAGACCCCTCCCCGTCCTCCAGTGACGCTCCCTTCCCTGGTGATGGGTTTTCCACGCGTCTAACCCTCCCTCCAGCTGTGGATGGAGTATTTGCCGGCCTCCTACACCCTTCCCCCGGCCTGGGCATTCCCTCCGGCCCAGTCTCACCACCTTTTGCTCTTGGGCTGCGCTTGGCTTCTGTCTTGGGTACAAGGTGACGGCTGAGCGTTCTTGGCTCTGTTCTAGGGTCTGCGCCTGCATCTCTAcgttaggttctttttttttagggctgctagGGGTCatataggagctgtagccactggcctatgcagccacagcaacgcaggatccgatctgtatctgtgacctacaccacagctcagggcaacgccagatccttaacccactgagggatcgaacctgagtcctcatggatgctagtcagattcatttccactaaggcacaatgggaactcctctactccaGGAAGGCTCCATCCCCGTTCTAACTTGGTCTTTGGGTTCTAGAtgtcctgaacttttttttttttttttttttttttgctattttttgggccgctcccgcggcatatggaggttcccaagctaggggttgaattggagctgtggccaccggcctacgccagagtcacagcaacgcgggatccgagccgcgtctgcaacctacaccacagctcacggcaacgccgaatcattaatccactgagcaagggcagggactgagcccgcaacctcatggttcctagtcagatttgttaaccactgcgccacgacgggaactccatagatgtCCTGAACTTTTTATTCTAAGCTAGGAGCTGGGTTCTAGATTGAATCTGGATGAAAGTGTACTTTCTAGATACTGGTGTGAGCTCCAGTTTGTAGGTTGAGTTCTGGGTACTTGATTAAGCTCTGGTGCATGACCTGTGTTGTAGACAATAGTTTGAACTCTGTGCTCCGGTTGGGCTCAGGGTTTTAAACACTGGTCTGGGTTCTTGATTCTAGGTTGTGTTCTGTTTTAGGTCAAATTATAGCTGATAGTCTGGGCTCTTGATTCTAGACTCTGGTCAGAGCCCTTGACCTCAGGTTGGGCTCTGGGTTCCAGAGGGAGCTCTAGGTTATGGTCACAGTCCCAGGTTCTAGATGTTGGTTTGCCTTCTGGGCTTTATGTTCTAGATTCTGGGATCTAGGTTCTCCACTGAACTTCCCTTTGTGGCATTAGATCTGGTTTATGGGCACAGGGTGTGCTTTCATCTGGATGTCAACTTCTAGTCTGGGGTGTGGGGTCCAGGTTTTGGTCTAGAACCTGGGAGGGTTTCAGGCTCTATATGgagctttttatctttttagggccgcacctgtggcatatggaggttcctaggctaggggtctaatcggagctccagctgccagcctacaccacagccacagcaacaccaaatctgaaccgtgtctgcggcctacactcCAGCTCCccacaacgtcggatccttaaccctctgaacgaggccagggattgaacccatgtcctcatggatcctagtcgggttcgctaactgccgagccatgatgggaactcctgatctgcttttatttttttatttttttttgtcttttgtctttttgtcttttgttgttgttgttgctatttcttgggccgctcccgcggcatatggaggttcccaggctaggggtctaatcggagctgtagactccggcctacgccagagccacagcaactcaggatccgag contains the following coding sequences:
- the KLK14 gene encoding kallikrein-14, whose amino-acid sequence is MFLLLTALQILAVATAQSQGNENKIIGGYTCIRNSQPWQAALLAGPWHRFLCGGALLSDQWVITAAHCARPILRVALGKHNLRTREAAQQVLRVVRQVPHPQYNSRTHDNDLMLLQLERAARLGRTARPIAVASSCASPGTPCRVSGWGTISSPIARYPNSLQCVNINVSPDQECRQAYRGAITPGMVCAGVPQGGKDSCQGDSGGPLVCREQLQGLVSWGMERCAQPGYPGVYTNLCKYQAWIQETMQGRS